The Gemmatimonadaceae bacterium sequence GTCGGCGGCTGCTTCACGCGTCGCGATGGAGCGCGCCGGTGTCTCCCCCGGTGAACTCGACATCATCGTCCTCGGCACCGCGTCCCCTGATCGCCTGCTGCCCAGCACGGCGGTCGACCTGCAAGCGGCGCTTGGCGCCAAGCGAGCCGCTGCGTTCGACGTGATGGCCGCGTGTTCGAGCTGGTTGTACGGCCTCATTGTCGCCGAGGGCCTGATGGCGAGCGGAGGCGCCGAGACCGCGCTCGTCATCGGCACCGAAAAGCTCACGACCATCGTGGACTGGAAGGATCGCTCGACGTGCGTGCTGTTTGGCGACGGCGCCGGTGCAGCGGTCCTCAAACGTTCGCGCCACGGCAAGGGGATCCTGTCGACCTTCATGCGCAGCGACGGCACGCTCGCTGAGTTGCTGTACCGACCGCACGGCGGCGCAGCGCACCCGTTCAGCCAGCAGGTGCTCGATGACCGGTCCTTCTACGTCAAGATGGAAGGTCGCGAGGTCTTCAAGCACGCCGTCCGCTCGATGTCCGAAGCGGCCGATCGTGCGCTCGACGGTGCGCGACTCACCGGGGCGGACATCGACCTCATGATCCCGCATCAGGCCAACATCCGGATCATCGAGGCCACGGCCAAGCACGCCGGCGTGCCGATGGACAAGGTGTACGTCAACGTCGACCGCTACGGCAACACCTCGTCCGCATCCATCGGGCTCGCGCTCGACGAAGCCGTGCAGCGTGGGCGCGTGACCGAGGGCTCGACGGTGCTGCTTGTCGCGTTCGGCGCCGGGTTCACCTGGGCATCGCTCGTCGTTCGCTTCTGAACATGGACATCGTCGCGCTGTTTCCGGGCCAGGGCTCGCAGAAGCCCGGCATGGGCAAGGACCTCGCCGAGGCGTTTCCCGCCGCGCGCGATGTCTTTGGGCGCGCGGACGCGGCCCTGGGCGAGTCTCTTGCAACGCTCTGTTTCGATGGACCGGCGGAAGCGCTGACCCTGACGCACAACGCACAGCCGGCTCTGCTCACGCATGGTGCGGCGGTATGGGCGGTCTTGCGTGAAGCGCTCAGCGGGCGCATGCGCGCGGCGGCCGGGCACTCTCTGGGCGAATTCACGGCGTGGCATGCGGTCGGATCGATCTCCCTCGAGGATGCCGTGCGGCTCGTCAGGCGGCGGGGGCAGCTGATGTACGAGGCTGGCCGTGTGCGCGCGGGCTCCATGGCGGCAATCCTTGGCGATCCGTCCGAGTCCATCGACGTGATCTGTCAACGCGCGTCGAGTGAAGCGGACGGGGGCCTCGTGGTTGCCGCAAACTTCAATTCGCCGGGTCAGGTCGTGATCTCCGGAGAGGTGGCTGGCGTGCAGAAGGCGATGGAACTGGCCAAGGCCGCGGGAGCCAAGCGCGCCATCGCACTCAACGTCAGCGGCGCGTTTCATTCGCCGCTCATGATTCCCGCCCGGGAGGGGCTGGCGACCGCGCTCTCCGAGGCGAGGTTCGACGAGCCGAAGGCGCCGGTCTGCGCGAACGTGGATGCCACCATGGTGTCGAGCGCCGACGTGGGGCGGCGGCTCCTGGTGGAGCAGCTCACCTCGCCGGTTCGATGGACCGACGTGGTCGCGCGCCTGGCCGCGCAATTCCCTGATGCGCTCTTCGTGGAGATGGGACCGGGCACCGTGCTGTCCGGGCTCGTCAGGAAGATCGCGCCGACGATCCAGACGACGACCTGCGGCACCGCGGCCGAGGTCGAGTCGATGCTTGCGAAGGTGGCCTGATGCAGATCGATCTCTCGGGAAAGAACGCGCTGGTCACGGGAAGCACTCGTGGCATAGGACGCGGTATCGCGGAGGCACTGGCAGCGGCGGGGGCGCGCGTGGCAGTGGTCGGACGTGACAAGGCGCGTGCCGACGCCGCCGCCGCAGAGATTGGGCGCGGGGCAGCGGGCTTCACGTGCGACGTGAGCGATGTGGCTCAAGTGACTGCACTTGTTGAAGATGTGGAAAAGACCTTTGGTGGCATCGACATACTTGTCAACAACGCCGGCCTCACGCGCGACAACATCATGCTTCGTTTGAAGGACGAGGATTGGGACGCGGTCATCGACACCAATCTGCGCGGCGCGTTCGTCGCGATGCGCGCGGCGACTCGTGGCATGATGAAGCGACGAAGCGGACGGATTATCAACATCGCGAGCATCGTGGGCCTTATTGGAAACAAGGGCCAGACGAACTACAGCGCGTCGAAGGCCGGGCTGATCGGCCTGACGAAGTCGGTGGCGAAGGAGTTCGCGTCGCGCGGGATTCTGGCGAACGTGATCGCGCCGGGATTCATCGAGACGGACATGACCGCGCAGATGACGCCCGAGGCGCGCAGTGGCCTGTCCTCACAGATTCCGTTGGAGCGGTTGGGTACGCCCGCGGATATCGCCGGCGCCGTGCTGTTCCTCAGTTCCGACCTTGCCGCGTATATCACCGGCCAGGTCCTCGTGGTGGACGGCGGTATGGTGATGTAAGTCGGTTCTCCTCGTTATCTTGGCTTCACCCACTTTGCACTAACGGAGACAGCGTCATGGCGGACATGAGTGAGAAGGTCAAAGACATCATCGAGAAGGAGCTCGGGGTTGAGCGGGAGAAGCTCACGAACGAAGCGAGCTTTATCGAGGACCTTGGCGCTGACAGCCTCGACATCGTCGAGCTCGTGATGGAGTTCGAGAAGGAGTTCAACATCGACATCCCGGACGAGGATGCCGAGAAGCTCCGCACGGTCGGGGATGCCCTGAAGTACCTGCAGGAGAAGGGCACGCCGTAATGAAGCGTCGGGTCGTCGTCACGGGGCTTGGCGCCCTCACCCCTGTCGGGAATGACGTCGCGTCGACGTGGAGCGCGCTGCTCGCCGGCCAGTCCGGCGCGGGGCCGATCACGCAGTTCGACGCGTCCTCGTTTCCTGTGCGCATCGCGTGCGAGGTCAAGGGCTTCGATCCGCTCCAGTACATGGACCGGAAGGAGGCCAAGCGCTCTGACGTCTACACGCAGTATGCCATAGCGGCCTCCGTGGAGGCGATGCGCGATGCCGGGTTTGGCGACGGCACCGGTTTCGATCCGTTCGAGAGCGGCGTGATCATGGGGAGCGGCATCGGCGGCCTCAAGATCTTCGAGGCGCAGCACGATGTGTACCGGACGCTCGGCCCGAGCAAGATCTCACCGTTCTTCGTTCCGATGTTCATCTCGAACATCGCGGCGGGGATCGTGTCCATGCGGTTTGGGCTCAAGGGTCCCAACCTGGCCACCGTGTCCGCGTGTTCGACCAGCGGGCATTCGATCGGCGAGGCATACCGGACGATCCAGTACGGCGATGCCGACGTGATGCTTGCCGGTGGCGCCGAGGCGACGATCACCCCGATGGCGATCGGTGGGTTCGCCAACATGAAGGCGCTTTCCGAGCGCAACGACGACCCGAAGGCCGCGTCGCGTCCCTTCGACCGGGATCGCGACGGCTTTGTCGCGGGTGAAGGTGCAGGAGTCGTGGTCCTCGAGGAGTTGCAGCATGCGCTGCGACGCGGTGCGACCATTCACGCCGAGGTCCGCGGCTACGGTGCCACCGGTGACGCCTACCACCTCACGGCCACCGCGCCCGAAGGGGAAGGCGCACAACGTGCCATGCGACGCGCCCTCAGGGACGGTGGAATCGCGCCGGAGCAGGTGGACTACATCAACGCGCACGGGACGTCGACGCCGCAGGGCGACCCGAACGAGATCCGCGCGATCAAGGCGGTCTTCGGGGATCACGCGCGCCAGCTCAACGTCAGTTCCACCAAGTCGATGACCGGACACCTGCTCGGAGCGGCCGGAGGCCTCGAGTTCATTGTGGCACTGCTGGCCACGCGCGAGGGGAAGGTTCCGCCGACGATCAACCACGAGCACCCGGACCCCGAGTGCGACCTCAACGTGACGCCTAACGTCGCGGTGGAGCGACCGGTTCGCGTCGCCCTCAGCAACGTCTTCGGGTTCGGGGGTCACAACGTGTCGCTCGCCGTCTCGGGATACGAGTCCTGAGGGCAGGGATGTCGCCGGCCATCGACCTGACCCGGCTTTCCGATCCGGTCCTGCGGCCGATCGGAGAGAAGCTGCTCGCGGGAACGCGCCTCAACGCCACAGACGCCATCGCCCTCTATCGCTCGGGCGACCTGCTCGGCGTTGGCCACATGGCCGACGCGGTGAACCGGGCGGCGAACGGTGATGTCGTCACGTTTGCGGCCAACCAGCACATCAACCCGACCAATGTCTGCGTCCTGCGAAAGACGTGTGTCTTCTGCGGCTACGCGCGACTGCCGAAGGAGGACGGGGCATACCGCTACACGCTCGACCAGGTGATGGCCGAGGCCGAGCACGCACGCGATGGACTCACGCGCGAGTTCCACATCGTGGGTGGGCTCGACATGCAGGCGGGGCTCGAGTACTACACGACGATGTTCCGCGCGCTCAAGCGCGAGTTTCCGCACGTCCACATCAAGGCACTCACGGCCGTCGAGATCGCACATGTCGCCCGTATCGAGAAGCTGAGCTGGACGGAGGTGCTGGTGGCGCTGCGCGAGGCCGGGCTGGATACGCTGCCCGGCGGCGGCGCCGAGACGTTCAGCGCAGCGGTGCGCGAGCAGATCGCCGATCGCAAGCTCGGTGGTGCGGACTACATCGGGGTGCATCGGGCCGCGCACGCCCTCGGCATCCGCTCGAATACGACCATGCTGTACGGCCATGTGGAGACCATCGAGGACCGCGTGGCGCACCTGCAGATGCTCCGGGATCTGCAGGATGAGACCGGCGGGTTTCTCGCCTACATCCCGCTGGCCTATCATCCCGATGACAACGAGCTCGGTAAGCGGCTCGGGCGCCAGGGTCATGGTACGACGGGCTTCGACGACCTGCGCATGCTGGCGGTTGGTCGGCTCTTTCTCGACAACGTGCGGCACATCAAGACGCACTGGATCATGGTCACGCCGTTCCTCTCGCAGGCCTCGCTTGCATTCGGGGTGAATGACCTCGAGGGGACCGTGGTGCGCGAGAAGATCTACCACGCGGTCGGCGCCACGACTCCGCAGGGCATGACGCTGGACCAGATTGTCGCGCTCATTCGCGGGGCCCAGCGGGTGCCGGCGGAGCGCGACTCGTTCTACAACGTGCTCCGCACCTTCGACGAACGGCCCGCCCACGCGGCGGCCTGACATGCGCGTCGGGCGCATTCCGTACATCAACTGCTTTCCGGTCTACGGGGCGATCGACCGTGGCCTCGTGGCGCTCGACGGGGAACTGGTGACCGGCGTGCCGAGCGCGCTCAACCGGCAGATGGCGGCCGGAACGCTCGA is a genomic window containing:
- a CDS encoding CofH family radical SAM protein yields the protein MSPAIDLTRLSDPVLRPIGEKLLAGTRLNATDAIALYRSGDLLGVGHMADAVNRAANGDVVTFAANQHINPTNVCVLRKTCVFCGYARLPKEDGAYRYTLDQVMAEAEHARDGLTREFHIVGGLDMQAGLEYYTTMFRALKREFPHVHIKALTAVEIAHVARIEKLSWTEVLVALREAGLDTLPGGGAETFSAAVREQIADRKLGGADYIGVHRAAHALGIRSNTTMLYGHVETIEDRVAHLQMLRDLQDETGGFLAYIPLAYHPDDNELGKRLGRQGHGTTGFDDLRMLAVGRLFLDNVRHIKTHWIMVTPFLSQASLAFGVNDLEGTVVREKIYHAVGATTPQGMTLDQIVALIRGAQRVPAERDSFYNVLRTFDERPAHAAA
- the fabG gene encoding 3-oxoacyl-[acyl-carrier-protein] reductase; translation: MDLSGKNALVTGSTRGIGRGIAEALAAAGARVAVVGRDKARADAAAAEIGRGAAGFTCDVSDVAQVTALVEDVEKTFGGIDILVNNAGLTRDNIMLRLKDEDWDAVIDTNLRGAFVAMRAATRGMMKRRSGRIINIASIVGLIGNKGQTNYSASKAGLIGLTKSVAKEFASRGILANVIAPGFIETDMTAQMTPEARSGLSSQIPLERLGTPADIAGAVLFLSSDLAAYITGQVLVVDGGMVM
- a CDS encoding ketoacyl-ACP synthase III, encoding MKRPIAYLAGLGTYAPARVMRNADFAALGLETNDEWIVQRTGISERRIAAPDETNCSMSAAASRVAMERAGVSPGELDIIVLGTASPDRLLPSTAVDLQAALGAKRAAAFDVMAACSSWLYGLIVAEGLMASGGAETALVIGTEKLTTIVDWKDRSTCVLFGDGAGAAVLKRSRHGKGILSTFMRSDGTLAELLYRPHGGAAHPFSQQVLDDRSFYVKMEGREVFKHAVRSMSEAADRALDGARLTGADIDLMIPHQANIRIIEATAKHAGVPMDKVYVNVDRYGNTSSASIGLALDEAVQRGRVTEGSTVLLVAFGAGFTWASLVVRF
- the fabD gene encoding ACP S-malonyltransferase, producing the protein MDIVALFPGQGSQKPGMGKDLAEAFPAARDVFGRADAALGESLATLCFDGPAEALTLTHNAQPALLTHGAAVWAVLREALSGRMRAAAGHSLGEFTAWHAVGSISLEDAVRLVRRRGQLMYEAGRVRAGSMAAILGDPSESIDVICQRASSEADGGLVVAANFNSPGQVVISGEVAGVQKAMELAKAAGAKRAIALNVSGAFHSPLMIPAREGLATALSEARFDEPKAPVCANVDATMVSSADVGRRLLVEQLTSPVRWTDVVARLAAQFPDALFVEMGPGTVLSGLVRKIAPTIQTTTCGTAAEVESMLAKVA
- the fabF gene encoding beta-ketoacyl-ACP synthase II — translated: MKRRVVVTGLGALTPVGNDVASTWSALLAGQSGAGPITQFDASSFPVRIACEVKGFDPLQYMDRKEAKRSDVYTQYAIAASVEAMRDAGFGDGTGFDPFESGVIMGSGIGGLKIFEAQHDVYRTLGPSKISPFFVPMFISNIAAGIVSMRFGLKGPNLATVSACSTSGHSIGEAYRTIQYGDADVMLAGGAEATITPMAIGGFANMKALSERNDDPKAASRPFDRDRDGFVAGEGAGVVVLEELQHALRRGATIHAEVRGYGATGDAYHLTATAPEGEGAQRAMRRALRDGGIAPEQVDYINAHGTSTPQGDPNEIRAIKAVFGDHARQLNVSSTKSMTGHLLGAAGGLEFIVALLATREGKVPPTINHEHPDPECDLNVTPNVAVERPVRVALSNVFGFGGHNVSLAVSGYES
- a CDS encoding acyl carrier protein, with protein sequence MADMSEKVKDIIEKELGVEREKLTNEASFIEDLGADSLDIVELVMEFEKEFNIDIPDEDAEKLRTVGDALKYLQEKGTP